The DNA window ATTTGTGTAATCGCTTTTATGGATTTGCACCACCTTATTGCAAAAAGAGATTGATGGGAGTCGTTTATAccgtttcctttttttttctctgtccttaaTACCAGtctctgtaatattttttcaccAAATCATTTAATcaagcagaagggagagctgttaAAATTCTCGGTGTTCCCTCTTGCTGAGCCAAAGAGCtgcaggggggaagggaggaaaaaaaaagacgtaacaatctttcagaaaaaaatatcttttttttttttttttaattgcccgTCTATTCCTATAGCATCCTAGTGTTAGATAAttccaaaaaaaatcattctgacTGGTGTAATTAACACAAGATCTTTGAGGTCTGTTAAGTTTTAGAAAAGTTACAGTCTGGCTATGTGCAATTGCAATTTAGTCTAAGTTTGAAAAGATTACAGCCACTCCTGTGCTGTTTTTATTGTCTGTATGTATTATTATGGTGATGATTAGGTGTTATAATTAGTCTTTATTATTCAAACACTGTTTCGCATAAGTAACATTCctgcagtgaaaacaaacaaacaaactcacTTGTCACGGACGGGCTGGAAGGGCGATTTTAGCGGCTGGGGTGGGGAGTCAGTTCTTGgtacattttctctttctagaaggagatgggggggggaaaggagagagaaaaagaaaaacaaaacaagagaacCATTTTAGAATAACAACAATAAGAATCTGGACAGTGTGCAGAGTGTCCCTCTCACTCTCCTATTGAGACATATGTagatatgtgtgtgcatgtgcgtACAGCACTATTCCCTACTTTCAGTATTTAAGGAGTCTGCAAGCTTTTCTTGACACATTTTTAGTGTCATTGAAATTGCTGGGTGATGAGGGTCATGAAGGAGGGAAGTAAAGCAAACTCAAAACTATACATTTCACAGTGGTATTCCTGCACTCTCATTTATCTTGATGGGTGTATAGGTTGGGAATGTAATAGGCTACATGAAATGGGCTTAATATATGAAATCAACATGCTTGGGAGGGGGGCCAGAAATAAATGCTAGAGTAAACTGTAACTCAGTTAAAAGCAATCAATTACACCAGGGTTAAATGTGACACCATTTCCCAAGAagttcatatatatatgttgggggtggggggagaggtGAATGCCTGATGCATTAATTACCTATGTGTTTGGGACTGGTCCTCTCTGAAGGTTTTTCACTGCTTAGAGTTCCCAGGGTTGCTGTTAAAACAGAAGATGGTTGCTGGGCCTGGAGGTGGTGATTGTGATGAGCAGCATGGTGGTGATTTACTCCCAAAAAAGACCTCACGTTTAGCAGGGAACTCTGAGTGAGGAACGCCCCATTTGTCCAGTTGTGAAATTTGCCAATCTGGCATGTGTACAGTCCATGGCTAGGGAGAAAAGCAGGGTGCTGGATCTGAGGAGAAGTGTGGTTAacctggggaggagggggcggAGGAGGAGAAGATTTCAGGGCACCATCAGGACTGGTTGCTGTCTCTGCCAAAGACCAAATCTTGGGTTTGCTGTGAGATGGCATCTGTAAATTGTTCGGTACCCCGGGACTGATAATTCTGGTGCTGTTGTCCGAGACTTCCTTCACCATGGCCAGTGCATCTTTGGGTTTCAGCCCTTCAGACCCTGACAGTGCcaaatccttttccttttccaagtgCTCCTCTTCACTGCTTTGTCTCAGGAGCTCaggcttctcctcctcttcctcattgCTCTGCTCCCCATCGTTCTCATCGATTTTATCTATATCTATGCTCTCCAGGTCAATTTCCTCATCATCTTCGTTCTTCTCGGGGTCCCCCTCATTGTCACTCCCGAAGAGGTTTGCATCTTCTTGGTCCTTACTCCTGGAGCCCCAGGTCACCTTGTTCTCCTTCTTGAGCCGCCGGCGGGCGTTGGCAAACCAGGTGGAGACCTGGGTGAGGGTCATCTTGGTGATGATGGCCAGCATGATCTTCTCGCCCTTGGTGGGGTAGGGGTTCTTGCGGTGCTCGTTGAGCCAGGCCTTGAGGGTGCTGGTGCTCTCCCGAGTGGCATTTTTGGGCCGTCCCGGGTCCCCGTATTGGAACTGTCCATAGGGATAATAGCCGggggcagtgtgggcagcaaAAGTAGCAGGGTGGACACCCGGATTATCTTTCAGCTCGTACTGGGAACCCTGCAACACATTCAGACAAGCGGAGAGGAAAAAGCACATCAATTATCTCGTTAGCGTCTCTAACAGACCTGAATAGGCTACTCCGGGAGCCGGAATACGCCTTTCAGCGGTGCAAAAGGTCTTCACAGCCAAATTCGGCCCTCCCCGCTCCAGGCTCTTCACGTTTAGGTCAGAGACTGTTCCCAAATGATTCCCCTTTcttgcagaaaaaggaaagagagatgCTAAGCGGGGCTCTGACAGACATCGTGCATATTTTCTCCGAAAATCAAGTCAAATCAAACGATGGAAATGCAGCAACTTCGCCTCGGCGAGACAATTTACTGTGCCCTTGAAATTATCAGGCAGATAAAACTGGTACTACACCGCACTTACAAACTAATGCCCGCGCACAGCGTCGGATTTATCTGCAAACTATCCAGGAAGATGCTACAAATGCATGCACagcattctttatttttgccCCTAGTGAGGCGAGACTGGGGACATGAATGCACAACTTCAGTACAAAGACAATAATAACATAAAAGATTTTCCACACACAAGGTAACAACACCACCCCCGCTCCCCAGATCATACACCAAGATTCTGGAGTAAAACATTAACTTCTAACTGTTCGAAGAGCCTTTAAACTCTGGAATGAAAAGTGATCCACGCATTGTAGAATACGGATATGCAGACACTTTATCTCATAAGTTTTACTTTGATCTGGCCAGAGCAAACGCAAATTGTTTACAAGCGTTTAGAGACGGTGATTTATTTGCAATCAATATTCTTTTTATCATCAGTAGTAAAACACAGCAAGTCAAATTATCCCATCAGGTGTTTTGgtaaataacattttatctTTCTAGCAACCTCATTAGGCCTCATTATTACCTCAAATTGCCCAGATATTAACCTAATATTTTAGCTCTTggtttaaaatttttcagaaattcagaatttatttcaaGATATCACCGTCATGGTAAATCACTATAATAAAATACCAGGATACTTTACGAGTAGGAATGGGAACTGTTCCAAAATAGCTAACATTTcaagcagttttctttcttcattgcTTCTATTGCAATGTCAGTTTTTTTTCATGGTCCAGAAATACATTCTTGGTATTACTCTGTCGTAATTTATGTCAGCCTTAAAAATGGACCTCTTCAATAATGTCTGCGAAGAAACTAATTTAACTTTGTCAAACAGTAAAAAACggtcatatattttaatttcagagacACCGCTTATACAGAAGGAGTAGTCCGGCATAATTTTTTTAGTGTGTTACAAGGTGGGCTTTCTGCACTCCCTTTATTTCGCTGTCTTTTGTTATTGTTGCTGAAATGATATTTTTGTGTAATCTCTGTTGGGAATTCTTTTGAAGAAGCCACTTGTAAATCACTCATTGCTTCCGTCTCAAATTTTACTGCATTTCCAAAATCAAggttaaagaggaaaaaaaaagagggaaaaaaaaagtaggaaatacATGCTGTAAAAGTGACTTCGTAGGAAatgtttgcagcagcaaaatTATCTGTTTTCAGATTCTGAACCTTGTTCAACAACGTACCTACCTCCTTGCCTACATATATGTATTAAAAACCCTAATAAGTTTTGCCTTGCATTCACCCAGTTATAAATATTCACACTTTTATGTGTcggggagagagaagagagggacatttagaaaatgaaatggaacCTATGGCGTACCGCCGCTGAGAACTTTGGAGATACCAGCAACGAAAACGTTTAAACGACACCGGAGATAAAAatagttactttaaaaaaatgtgcctCACTTTCTAACTATTACGTCctaaagaaaagggggaaagaagccAGAGGACAGTCTGGGTGatttcaatttgttttaaagttaaCGCCAATATGCCTTTCTGCTCCGATGCGTATAATGGGATGTAGATACCCTCCTCCGCTTAATGCAAATCCCATCTATGATACTCGCCATAATCAGAGTATGAAAAGTTCAGATAACAGAGCGGCCCATTTTTAAGGCTTAAGGAAAATGCCTTGAAATAAACTGGCGCCACAGGTACCGAGACTTTGGCCTTTCGGACGGAACCTGTTTATTGCTCGGCGGCAAAGAAAAGTACCAGGCGGAAAGAGGAGCGCGCTGGAAAGCCCATTGAAACAGCAGGACCGACAATATCACCCGTCAACAACAACACTAACAACacgaaggaaaaaaaaaaaaaaaaaagccgaGTTGCTAAGGAAAGCCGACAACACGAAGGCAGGAGCCCTGGACAGCCCTTTCACTGCCAAGAAAAACTCGGAGGAGTTTTGCCCGGCTGGAAAACGACGGGGAGGACGGGGACTTCTCCTGCAGACCtggcccgccgcccccggcccctcTCTGCTTCGCAGACCCGCCGGCAGACACGTTCCGCTCTCCGCAGCGGACCCCGGGCCGGGCGTAAGCCGTCCCCAcagccgccccgccgcccccacAGCCGCCCCGCCGCCCACCGCGCTTGGCTTCGCGGCCTCCGCCCGCCCCCAGCTCCCCGGTTGCCCCGGCCCCATCGCCCCGAGGGCCTGGGCCAGCGCGGGGGGCAGCGCGGTGCTCACTCACCATCTGGGAGAAAAGGCCGAGGTCTGCGGTGTAGGGCAGGAAGGCGCTGTAGTTGGGGGCGCTGTAGGGACTAGCGTACATGCCCAGCACCGAGGTGACAGCGGCCGAGCCGCTGCCCAGCTCGGCGCCCGCGGGCCGGCCCgaggcggcagcggcggcggcggcggctgcggcggcggcaGCCAGGACCCCGGGCCGGTCGCTCCCGTACACCGCCTGGCTGGCGCTGAGATACTGCGGGTAGCCCAGCTGGGGGAAGGACATCTCCGGGGCGCGGGCAcagaggcggcggcggcggcagcacTGGCGGCAGCAACAGAAGCggcagaaatataaaaaaaaaaaaaaaaaaaaaaaaaaaagaggaggggaagggggggaggaattattaaaaaaaaaaaagtgggaggAGGGAGCCTGCTGAAAAGCCGGGGAGGGGAGCGGAACAAACCCGGGCTTCTctggatctctctctctctctttcttttttcctcccccctctcTCTTTACTGGAGTCAGGCAGGGCGAGAGAACAGAAATCGAGCcgataattttcttttttcgttctgatttctttctgtcagAGATATATTGCACCCTAGGtacggaggaggaggaggaggaatgtgGAAGGATTCAGTGGGGCGTCTTTCCTCAAATCTCGGCTCTTCTGTGCTCCTAAATCCCTTAGATGTGATCTGATCAACAATTGAGCTCCAACTGATGTGTCTGCCCTTAGGTCCTAGGCTGATCTTTCAGATACAATTTGAAGTTGATGTTTTGATTGGCACCCACTTGAGCTGCAAGCACCGCCCCGcgcctccccccccctcctgcccGCCGCCCCCCTCGGTGCAGCACGTGGTGCTCAGCCCAGCCCGGGCCGCTGCCTCGGTGCCtgcgtgtgcgtgtgtgtgtgtgcgcgcgtgTGCGTGTGTCCGCGCAGCTGCTCTGCCGGGCTCTGTGTGTACTTAATGTTTAGCAATGGGCTCCTTTCAGAAAAGCCCCCACTGCTGTATGACAACCTGTCTACACGATTTTACAGCTGTCCAACATTGGGGTTTTGCTGTTTCGCAGCCTTAGTGTGTCCCCTTTTAACAAAAACAACTGTGttgctgggttgtttttttttttttttcttccacctttAACATTGAGTCCCCCTCGTCGTCGTTGGACTCGGGAACAAACGAGAGTGGCCGTGAGAGGAAAAGGGGGCCTTGCAGCCATGCGGCTTATAACAATTTacaactaaggaaaaaaaaaaggcagataaataaataaataaatgcgATCTATCTATAGCAACCCACAAACGCCATTCACACACGAACACATATACGCAACTTTACTGAAAGTCAAGAGGCTCCTAGCAGTTCTTCCCAGAAGAATTTTTACTTGGaacaaaaaatgcagaaaaaaaaagacccgCAGAGATGTGATCCTCCCCGCCGTCCTTTCTCCTCCTCGTGCCCTGCCGACGGATTGACACTCAGCGACAATTATCACAGACATTGCGACAGTTCTCGGAATATTAGCAATAAATAATCCCGCAAAACAACAACGGCGACATGTATGCCGAGGGGCACAGAAGACCTCCAGCCCTCGCTCTCGAGAGGGTGTGGAGGGTAAGAGGAAACCGGGTGTCTCATAGATTGTCAAAACTTCCATCCACCCGTATCAGTGGGGACCAAAGGAAACGCATCGGTGGGAAGcagggtgggggagggagggggtaTAGGGGGGGAGACACACGAAGGGACCAAAACGAGCTGTTGTCATTATGATCATTAACAATAATGATTAGAGGAGAggattttccccctcttcttctccttttccttcttggaGAGGGGTGGAAGGTGCAACGGGAGACAAAGGACCCCTCTGCAAGGGACCGAGAGGGCTTTTCACCGCTGTGCCCTGCCTGAGTATTGTCCGGTTCCCCGACGTGGTGGGGCTCGCCCGAACCGCGCCGGGACCAGCAGAGCCTCGCACCGCCCGGCCGGCACCACAAACTTTCCCTACCGCTAACGGGGCTCTCCCAACCCCCCCACTGGAAAGAACGAGGAGCGCGGGGGCGGCGGACCACAGGCTGGACGTTTCTTGTCCCGACCTTCCCAGCCGCGGTGGGACAGCCGCGGGGCGCTCTGCCCCACGACTCCAGCTGGCGCTCCTGCTCTGCCGGGAGAGGGGACGGCAcggcagggccgggcagggcgcTGCTGCTGTCCCCGGGCCGCCCCAGCGGAGCGACCCCGCGGAGGGGTGCGGAGCGGCcgcccccggccctgccctcACCGCCGCGATCCCCGCCGCCCAGGAGCTCCGTCTTTGTGCTGAAGGGGCGGCCGAGCTCTTCCTTAAGGGACGGCGGGAGGGGCCGCAGACGCGAAGGCCCGCGGCTTCTTGGGATGCAAGTGTTTggtggggaaaagggggaagggaagaaggaggcGTGTGGTGTGGGGAACGACGAGTGTCTCCGTTCTTTTCCAGAGCCCAGATCGAGAACGACCTCTAAGGGCCGGGCCGCTCCGCTGGGCTTCTCTCCCCATCTCCCACCTTGCAGCAGCAAGCTCCCCTGCAGCCCGGTTCCCGCCGGGGACTGGCCGCCGCGGGAGCGGAGGGAGATGCCTCCCCTCATGCCAACGCCCCCGCCGGGAGTCTCCAACCCCGGCCAACCCTTCCCTCTCCGCTCCAAGGAACCGCTGCGTTTCACAGTGTCGATTAAACTTCCTTCCCCCATCAGCTGGAAATAACGAACTTTCCCCTTCCTATGTCTAACAGGGAGAGGAGTACCTCCCCTGCCCCGCTCCAAAATCTCACCCTCAAAGCAGGAGAGcgactcagaaaaaaatgcgCTGCCATAACAGAGCTGAGTGGGGCTTGAAATTTACAGCCTTATTTTGAGAATGGAAGTGTCACATTACAAGGGCTACAGGTAAATAAAGGTGGGATAAGGTACCGACGCTGTCGAAATCTTCTTAGCGCTTTAGATCTGTGTGGAATGTGTATCCAGGAAAGGTTTCCACTTGGAAGCCTAAGAAATGTGAATCATCCCCTCCCCCACCCGGTCTCATCCTGCTCAGATCGGttcagggagggaaaaaaaataggaaaaagaaaaaaaaaaggaaagaaaaaggaagaagaagggaaaggaaaagcgGAAAAGTCTCATTTGCTTTTCTATCAGCCCAGTATCTTTTTGGGGAGAACTTTGTTATGTTCACCCTGAGTGGAAATagagcaaataaatacaaaatgcaaGTTACCCATAACAGTGATTTggagaataaataataaaaaaagataggTAGGAAGGAAAATACCCACCAAGGAGGGGGAAATTTGTAAGACTGGTAGGAAAGCTTTGTTCCTCATCTACAAAGTTATTCGCGCAAGGGTGAGCAGGGTCCTGCGAACGCCATTAATTATGCACAATTCTGATCAGAAAATGCCAATCCCTTACCACGCGATTCCTGCTTCTGCACTGGACAttgcccattttttttccttatggttTATTAAGTCACTTTAGTAGACAACCTTTCaaagtcctttttaatttttttcccccttgtgcAAGTAAGCTGGGACCAGAGCTGCTACACTAAGCTACTTAGCTTGAAAATCAGTTTAGTGAAGGTCTGGGAGATTCTGGGTTTATTTCCTCCCATACAAGACCTATAGCAGAGCTTATTAACAAAAGTGCGAAAAGAACGAAACTGTACGGAAAATTACAaacatcagcagcagctgccagaagctCCAGGAAAATCTTTTCCTAAACCCACGACCTAAACAGTCCAAAACGTTGGTGTGATCGACCCCTCCTATTCATAAATTAGCTTGACATTTTTGATAGactaaaatactgtaaaaaagtaaaagtaattttaatcatattttgggaaaaaatatcttccttttattcccccccccccaagatcAGTGTTGCAGCTGCTTGAACATCTCTTTAACTTTCGGCAAGACCTAACAAAAAGGAGTACGGTGCCAACTCATTAACCGAACAACGTTTTTACAGACGATAAACAGTCACGTAGCAAAAAAGGGTTTGGGCTGAGAGTGAAAAGCAGTCACCTTCCCGTTGGAGAGAGGATGTACATCTGAAATCAGGAGGGAGAGAAACACCTAACAGCTCTGGGCATAATGTGATTATTCCCGAGGTAATCgcttaaaataaattgtataCTGTTTAAAGTAAATCGACCTAAATGGCCATGCTCATCTAATTCAATGATCATTGGGCAGATAAACTTCTCCTTAAAGAGCCTTTCTTGAGAAGGAGTTTGCTAAGACAGTGTGATCCTTCCAGTTTCTTAAGGTTATGCATCCAGTGCCAAgagattttctctttattattaACAAATCAGTTTAGATAGGGGTCCGATAAGAAATGCAAATCCAGACATAGGGGTCGCTGCTTGGCCGAATTTTAACTGAAGGCTGGTTCTGCGGGAGTTGATTACAGAGTTGATTTGCGAAGAGGCTGTGTGAAGCTTTAACACTGACTCtactgaaaaatgaagtcaGTGATTTTGATCTGCTCCAGATGTCCTAAGAGTGGATATTGCAGTGCTGGGAATCCGCACCAAATATCTGAGGGCACTGATGGTAATCAGTGCAACCCATCAGCCAGGGGGGACTGGCAATTTTGATAACCTGCTGCAAATGCGCAGGGCTGGAGATGGCAGTGATAAACCGctgaaaatatcttcaaatGGAGATGACAGAGATGTTGAAAGGAGACACCTAACTATGGGGAGAATAGGATACTAAGCAGAGCTCAGTCTGGGAGTGTAGTTCAGATATTTACTAGTCTACGTTTCACCCGTGTAATTTCCACGGAGATACACGCGTTAGGGCGCCGTCTCTGCGTGCAGATACACGCCCGTATGGTCCCGTTAGTAAAACTCGGGGTTTATGCGGCGTTGATAATCAGATCcaccaaaagaaaaggaagcttaGTGGCTAAAGCGCCTTGTTTGTGGCTTgggaagaaaagttttcatttaattctgtAACTGCTTTGAAACATCCTGGTGACGATTTCTTTTGCAaatcctcttttgtttttcagctcgCACCGGTAATAGACGAAGAAATTTAAGATGATCTTTTCAGTTAATAGTCTgtttcaattttctttcctgtggaaagaaagtgcgggggggggggtaagATGGGGGGGatgcaaaaaaaatagattatcCGTATGTTGCTAATTTTCTAACTGTTCTCAGCAGGTAgtttcactgtctttttttgCTAGCTGTCTTTTTTAATGTGTAAGTGTAAAACAACTCTACCATATTAAGTATCAGTCCTATACATTTTAATGATACATCTGTGCAGGATGGAATCTGTTAATTTAATATATCTCGCTTAGATTCTAATTATGCACCGACTGCCGACTACTTGGATCAGTTGACTGAGTTTTCATTAGGTGTATTATGTCTGATCTAGCATGGGACTATGCTTCATTTGAAGacttgtggttttttgggggtgcCGGCAGCGTCGGTGTGGCTCGGCAGGATCTTGGCGGGGTTCTCCTCTCGCTGGTCGCCCGCTGCCAGGCCCAGTCGCCGCCGTGCGACCGTCCTGAGTGCTTCTCATCAGTCCTGATTTATGAGCCTTGTTAAACACTCATTATTactttgcaccttttttttccagcagggtCTGGGAAACAACCCCACTTTGTGACAACAGGGCATGTGTCAAACAATTATAGGCGGAGAGGTGATGTAGCTCTGGAGCTCAAGACTCCCCCCTCCTCCCATTCACGCCCAGCTAGATGAACATTTCTGCTAAAAAGAAggtaaaggaggaaaaaaaaaagaaagaaaaaatggtaatactttttaaaatctcactCAATTTTTGCCAACTGAATTCACAGTAAAAGCATCATTTAGATCTCTGACTGTGAAAACGAACGGTTTGGGTTGTCTGAATAAACACAAATTGCAATCAAGGATACCTGGTCGATTGCTTAAATGTGAAGATGTACACGTCCAATGTACAGGTAGTATAAGAAGGAATCCAagccagagaagctgcagcattGAATTATATTCGAGGAAGCAGCTATTAAGGAGTTtacaaagattattttattcagaggataacataatttttaaaataaaaaaatatggtttttttgcttgtttgttttgtttggttgggggggttgtttttgtttttaaattaaattaagagaAATTGACTTTCCCCCCCATATTCTGATGGTGACTTCTTATTAATTCTGTATCAGTTCACCTCAGTTGCAACttacatttatttctgataAGCAATGTGAATGCACAGATGTTCTCTTCCTTCGCGCTTTTACAAATGAAATGTTACAGTTATGCACACAGGCCTATAtgaacaaacacacaaatcTATGGAATGAATTGTCTGCTTCTCTCTATTTctctatctgtctgtctgtctgcctaCCTATCTATGAATATTTTATGGGTCTGAACttaattaacaaaataatttccattttgtcttcaaaatgaTCAACAGCAATTATGTGAGTTTTTTAAGGTTTATAATTTTATGTCACCAGACTGTTGCTTGGGGGCAGAGGCACAAttgcagtgccagctgcagttatatttatttgggtttttttctctcttgttccTGTAGGGCTGCATTATGCAGTTTTTAATtagtttgtgtttgtatttcACCCGTCCCAAATCAATGCCATCCTGGAGCAATGCAATGTAAATTCCTGCAGTACAGGTGTAGCTGCTAGCTCTGGAACACTAGGAAACTCATGTCTTACAAATGAAAGCAGTGAATGCCATTCAGCCAAACTGTCAGCTTTAAACAGCCAAGAGGAAGGAGAtcaaagcagagagcaggaactTCTACTCTCCAGATTAGTCTTTATGGTTTGAACGCCTAATGCTATTAAAGGGAACCAGGACATATAGCACATCGTTGGCTACAAAGTTACTTCTAATTTTGCTAAAGTCGTGCCTTATTTTGGCCAATGTAAGCCTTTAGAGCATTCAAGATGCACTATTTCCTTTGAGGCCTAGTAGTTACTCATCTGAAATTATGCAGAACTAATACCTTCAGAgacacatttttgtttgtgcACATATTTATATAACTTATCACCTTTTGAAAGATAATTTTGATTTCCTCCTAGGTTCCACAAAGTCTTTTAATAGAACTTGCAGCAATAAAACCTGAAACTAGTATCTCCAGACATGAAAAGTCCCTTTATGTTGTATTATGGtgtctcttctttcttgaaATGACCTCTGTATGGTAGTGTATAAATCTATTATTTCAGTCACCAGGGAattcttttaaagcttttttttttttttttttttttgtcaggaaTACGAGATCGTTCATCTTTAACTAGGCCACATAGAAATTATGATTCAACAGCAGTGTATATTTAATTAGAGTAATCTCACTTGAATTTAATTACCTAAtgaattatttgtttaaaaggtaaaaaggCTTGTTTGCCAAGTACAGTGCAACCCAGCGATAAGAACTTCCGTTATAAgaacattaatatttaaaaaaaaaatatgggtttAGATTTTAACTCTTTGGTTCTACCAGCCACCCGTGGGCACGCCGAGCCTACTACTATCGGGGCTTCCACCCCATCCTTTCGACTCCCGGCAGTGAGCTCTCCTCAACCCGCTGCCGCCGACCCGCGTAAGTACCGCACCACCCCGCGCCCCCCCCGGGCTGCGGGGTGGGGGTGGCGGTTGGCGGGGAGGGAGAGACGGGACATGGACGGCTTTGCCGGGTGAATTTCGAGGCGAGAAGTCAGCGTCGGCGCAATTAGTCAAGCTGCGGAGAGGCCGCACGGCTGCCGTGGTCAGACGGGCTGCGCGACGCtccgcgccccgcgccccctcGGGCAGCCGCCGGCATCggagctgctccccagggctgctgtcccctcccctcAGCGCCGTGTCTGCAAGAGGTCCTGGCCAGGAAGGTGTCAGAGCTGGGAGCGTCAGGCTGTTTTGTAAACAGTCGTCATCttgatattattatttttttttctccatttcccccTAGTCTTATGGTCAGTGCAACTAATGACAGTCCTTTGATTATTTAAGATTCTTCagccaagacaaaaaaaaaacccgacCAGCCTCTGCCCTTgacctttctcctctcttcccaagTTTTCCAGCTATCACATTGTTTCCAAGATACAACGCATACAGTGCTGAACTGCAACTGTCAGAAGATTCGCCTGAAAACACCACAACTCGGGGATTAGCCgactctgggaaaaaaaaaaaaaaagggagaaaaaaaagggttggttttttccttctctctctcttttttttttttttttttgaatatgcAATGATGGGAAACTCTCCTACTGACCTGATCCAGAAAATCTGGgtcaaaaaaatgtttgatttgTTTGCTTCTGCTCTGTGGTTTGAGAGTGGGACCTCTGGAAAGCGCCACTGTGCGTCTACATGTCGCTCAGACCGAGAACTTTCGCTCCgtccttcccccttccccgAACACAACGAGGCCGTCGGCAAGGCCTGCGCCGGAGCGAGAGGAACAGCGAGGGGTCGGATCGACCTCTCCTTTCCGCTCAGCAGTGATGCACCACGCAGGAAGGCAGATCGCTGTCAGAATAGAGAAGGACGCTGAAACTTATCTCTGGAGGTGGGGAAGGTGGCCAGGGAATGCCAAACGTGAAGGGGTTGTTTCTCACTTTCCTTCCTTTAGTAGGTAAGAACCtataaaacatttctgctttcgAAGCACCAGCAAGAGGGAAAGGCGAGGGTGTGTATACTCAaaccatgggcagggagggtAAGAGTAGACGAAAGCTTAAAACTAAGTTTGAGCAATACTGAGGCATCATTTCGAGGCACAGCTTGGGAGTCTCTCCTCGGTGGCACTGAAACTCTCACTTGCACAGTCCTGCAGGGAAGGGTCGCACCACTCCCCCGTGGGAGTGGGCACACAGACGTACCTCAAACGCAGAGGTAGA is part of the Chiroxiphia lanceolata isolate bChiLan1 chromosome 1, bChiLan1.pri, whole genome shotgun sequence genome and encodes:
- the IRX1 gene encoding iroquois-class homeodomain protein IRX-1; its protein translation is MSFPQLGYPQYLSASQAVYGSDRPGVLAAAAAAAAAAAAASGRPAGAELGSGSAAVTSVLGMYASPYSAPNYSAFLPYTADLGLFSQMGSQYELKDNPGVHPATFAAHTAPGYYPYGQFQYGDPGRPKNATRESTSTLKAWLNEHRKNPYPTKGEKIMLAIITKMTLTQVSTWFANARRRLKKENKVTWGSRSKDQEDANLFGSDNEGDPEKNEDDEEIDLESIDIDKIDENDGEQSNEEEEEKPELLRQSSEEEHLEKEKDLALSGSEGLKPKDALAMVKEVSDNSTRIISPGVPNNLQMPSHSKPKIWSLAETATSPDGALKSSPPPPPPPQVNHTSPQIQHPAFLPSHGLYTCQIGKFHNWTNGAFLTQSSLLNVRSFLGVNHHHAAHHNHHLQAQQPSSVLTATLGTLSSEKPSERTSPKHIERENVPRTDSPPQPLKSPFQPVRDNSLAQQEGTPRILTALPSA